The following proteins are co-located in the Deinococcus aerius genome:
- a CDS encoding GlsB/YeaQ/YmgE family stress response membrane protein, with product MSWIILILVGALCGWLASLIMKTDAQQGAVANILIGIVGALLAQWLFGSLLGIGGANAAGNGFSFWSIIWGIVGSVILIAILKALRVLR from the coding sequence ATGAGTTGGATCATCCTGATTCTGGTGGGTGCGCTGTGCGGCTGGCTCGCAAGCCTGATCATGAAGACCGACGCCCAGCAGGGCGCGGTGGCGAACATCCTGATCGGCATCGTCGGCGCGCTGCTGGCACAGTGGCTCTTCGGTAGTCTGCTGGGCATCGGCGGCGCGAACGCGGCTGGCAATGGCTTCAGCTTCTGGAGCATCATCTGGGGCATCGTCGGCAGCGTTATTCTCATTGCCATCCTCAAGGCCCTGCGCGTCCTGCGTTAA
- the rpmB gene encoding 50S ribosomal protein L28, with translation MSKVCEVCGKGPIVVNSVIRRGKARREGGVGRKVTGITKRSQKPNLQPLTVTRGGVSVRMRVCTKCRKSLI, from the coding sequence ATGTCCAAAGTGTGCGAAGTGTGCGGCAAGGGGCCCATCGTGGTCAACTCGGTGATTCGCCGCGGCAAGGCCCGCCGCGAGGGTGGCGTGGGCCGCAAGGTCACCGGCATCACCAAGCGGTCCCAGAAGCCCAACCTCCAGCCCCTGACCGTGACCCGCGGCGGCGTTTCCGTGCGGATGCGCGTCTGCACCAAGTGCCGCAAGAGCTTGATCTGA